Proteins from one Microtus pennsylvanicus isolate mMicPen1 chromosome 7, mMicPen1.hap1, whole genome shotgun sequence genomic window:
- the Upb1 gene encoding beta-ureidopropionase produces the protein MAGPEWQSLEQCLEKHLPPDDLGEVKRILYGKQTRNLDLPRKALETASERNFELKGYAFGAAKEQQRCPQIVRVGLVQNRIPLPTSAPVAEQVSALHKRIEAIVEVAAMCGVNIICFQEAWNMPFAFCTREKLPWTEFAESAEDGLTTRFCQKLAKKHNMVVVSPILERDRDHGGVLWNTAVVISNSGAVMGKTRKNHIPRVGDFNESTYYMEGNLGHPVFQTQFGRIAVNICYGRHHPLNWLMYSINGAEIIFNPSATIGELSESLWPIEARNAAIANHCFTCAINRVGQERYPNEFTSGDGKKAHHDLGYFYGSSYVAAPDGSRTPGLSRNQDGLLVTELNLNLCQQINDFWTFKMTGRLEMYAQELAEAVKPNYRPNIVKEDLVIPPSSG, from the exons ATGGCGGGACCTGAGTGGCAGTCCCTGGAGCAGTGCCTGGAAAAGCATCTGCCGCCTGATGATTTGGGCGAGGTGAAACGAATTCTCTATGGCAAGCAGACTAG AAATCTTGATCTGCCCAGAAAAGCTTTAGAAACTGCCTCAGAAAGAAACTTTGAACTGAAGGGATACGCCTTCGGGGCAGCCAAGGAGCAGCAAAGATGCCCCCAGATCGTGCGTGTGGGGCTCGTTCAGAACAGGATCCCACTCCCCACATCTGCCCCTGTGGCGGAACAG GTCTCTGCTCTCCACAAACGTATAGAGGCTATTGTGGAGGTGGCTGCCATGTGTGGGGTCAATATCATTTGTTTCCAGGAAGCATGGA aTATGCCCTTCGCTTTCTGTACCCgcgagaaactgccttggacagAATTTGCTGAGTCGGCAGAGGATGGGCTCACCACCAGGTTCTGTCAGAAG CTGGCAAAGAAGCACAATATGGTGGTGGTGTCTCCGATTTTGGAACGAGATCGCGATCACGGGGGAGTTCTGTGGAACACAGCTGTGGTGATCTCCAATTCAGGAGCGGTCATGGGAAAGACCAGGAAGAACCACATCCCCAGAGTGGGCGACTTCAATGAG TCCACTTACTACATGGAGGGAAACCTGGGCCACCCCGTGTTCCAGACCCAGTTTGGCAGGATTGCCGTGAACATTTGCTACGGACGGCACCATCCCCTCAACTGGCTCATGTACAGCATCAATGGAGCAGAGATCATCTTCAACCCCTCAGCCACCATTGGAGAACTCAG TGAGTCCTTGTGGCCAATCGAAGCCAGGAACGCAGCCATTGCCAATCACTGCTTCACTTGTGCCATCAACCGTGTGGGTCAG GAACGCTACCCCAATGAGTTCACTTCTGGAGATGGAAAGAAAG CTCACCACGACCTCGGCTACTTTTACGGCTCAAGCTATGTGGCAGCTCCTGACGGCAGCCGGACCCCTGGCCTCTCACGTAATCAAGATGGGCTGCTGGTCACTGAGCTCAACCTCAACCTTTGCCAGCAGATTAATGACTTCTGGACTTTCAAG atgacAGGCAGACTTGAGATGTATGCCCAGGAACTTGCTGAAGCGGTTAAACCCAACTACAGACCCAACATTGTGAAGGAAGACCTGGTTATACCCCCTAGCTCGGGTTAA